GAACAGCCCGAGCTCACCAAGTGGCTGGAGTGGCGCAAGCTGGTCAAGGAAAATCGCCTCAAGGCTTCAGCAGCTGCCAGCAAAAATGGAGACAACTAGAACGTCTACGCATTCATTAGATTGCTAATTTAAATATCGAATAAAAAATGGAACCAACAATAAGTtacttttttatacatttctaATCAAGAAAGTATTTTAAACGCAACCCTCCAATTCATCAGGCACAAGTCAAAGTTTATTGAACACATTCTctcaaatatgtattttacaaTCGTGGCCATGAAGCAGTACATAGGGTATTTCCCAAAACCTtatctttaaaatgttatttataatCAACGCACAGTCTGTTTTGTTTGCTAAGAAAGAGACTAAACATGTACATCCGGTATATTGGCTTAACAAAAAGATAATACTGTTTAATCTGCCCATccaagttatatacaacctatTTATAACGTTTTGCATATCGTAGTTTTCATTAACGCTATGCTTTGAATTGtatatgatttaattttaagagctTCATAAGTCTCTATTAAGACTATTCGTATATAGTGTTTTGCTTAATTTCCGTCAAATGGTCAAGTTGATAAGAACACAGCCTCCGTCCATTAAGTAACAAAAAGTTAGAGGAAATATGGTTGTTCCGACACCTACTAGCTACGCAAATTGTTCTAGGTTGTAGCATCATCCtaacactcaaaaaaataggatcttttaattttaaaagtttaaagtcAAAACTGAttgaatttgtatatttacgTATAAGGTTTGATGTTTATAATCCGATAAAAAGGTaagttatattaaaattaagcaaTTCTCAATTacgaaaatcaaataatttcgAAATAGTAAAGTCTTACAGGGAATTAGTTTAGTGGACCCGACTGCAACCTTGTCCGATCTGTGTGTTTTTGTCTACTTATCAAAAAACAACGCACGCGCTGGCTATTTGGTTTGTCTGGACGGACAAGGTATTTTCATGTCTAAGATTTAGTCAAACCCGTGAGCTCAGATTATTCAAACGTCTTGCGGTTAACCGGAACAATGAAGAACTGGGCTGCTATTGGGGTCCTTCTGGTACTTGGATGGCAGTACGGCGGAGTTGTCCTGGCGGACAGTGacagcagcgacagcagcagcagcggggaGAGCAAGCACAAGAACAAGTACACGACCACCGAGCACAAGTACAATTATCCCGCATATCCGATGCCCTACGGTTATGGGTATCCGTATCCACCATACAACATTCCAATGCAGCCATATGGACCGCCGTACCCCCAGTATCCGCCTCCGCCCATGCCCGGCTACCCGCCGTATTCCTACAATCCGTACATGCAGGGTCTACCACCGCCTCCACAGCCGCAACAGGCTCCTCCGCCTCCAGCCCCGATGTATCCGCCGGCCGGAGCTGGTCAAAGCCCCGGCTACTACCCCAACTCGCTTCCAAATCAGCCTCAACCACAACAGCCTGCACCTGGACAAGGAACCGGACCTTCGGCCAACTATCCTCCAGGCGGCTCAAGCGTTATTAACCACTCCCTTAAAGTCAACAAGGAATACAACGAGGACGGCCACCACTCGACCTCAACATAGTCGATCACTAAAACCTCCGGACACTTTTAATATTCGTTTGTcttagaaaaacaaaaaaggtatAAACTATAGTTTTATATACTTGAAAACAAAATGATACTTGTGAAATTGTCATATCTTAAATACTTTTGTTTATCACATGCTAAGCCAAATTCCTAATCAAACTCCTCTTTTGACACTTCaaaggtaaaataaaatctgcTCTTCCCAAAATCAAAGAAGGAGTGTTTATATCAAATGTAGGTAAACATATCACATGTATTAAACATAcctataatataaaatattaggcaCTTGACTGCTCCACCACAGTACTGTGATTGTACAGATGCACATGGTAGGCATAGCTGTTCATGCATTTCTGAATGCTGAGCACTAGCGGTTCGAACGGATGCCAAATGAAGGCGCACAGTTCGCGCGGTGCCAGAGGATTGATATGCCTACGCGCCGTGGCGTGCAGTCTGAACTTGACTGACTGCGAGGTGCGATCTCGGAAGACAATAGGCTCCGCGGAGCAGGGATTGGGTCGCTCCAGCGGAGACACGTGGCGATCGTCGAAGCTGAATTCGTTGAACCTCAGGTAGGGCGAAGGCGAGAGGCTCTGGGAGCTCACGGGTACGCTGGGGTTGAACCGCAATGCCGCATGACGAACGAAGGGAATCGACTCGTTGGCGTCCACGAAGTTTTGTTTCAGGAAGAAGTGCAGTGGCAATGAGGGGGCGTCTCCTGTTTGCAGCGATCGTACGTTGCTCATCTCGTCATAGAACTGCAGAATGATCTGCAGCAGGTCGACGGAATAATCCGGATACACGCCAACCACTTCCTCGCCAGAAATGGTATAGAACACGTATAGGCGGCGGGGAGATGTGGCCATGGGCATGGTGTCGCTATCTTTTGGCCGTTCTTCGTAGCGCAGCAATAGAAGTTCCTTGTTCACCAGTTGCATTCTCTCCATGATCATGTGCTCTAcctgaaaaaggaaaatattatgaATTACTTTTCTTTTGGAGAGATTTCTGGGATTATAAAATTGGCCCGAAATTAATGGCCACTTCACTTACAAACTCAAAGTTTTTGTAAAACTCCTTCTGTTTCTCCGTGGCACTGGGACCCTTTGGATCAATTTGGCGATACAGAAAGCTTAGTACGCGTTGTTTTATGTCCGTAATGGGCAGAACCGTAGTCGCATCCAGTTTGCCAATATCAGCGGGAGCCCTCTCGATGAAGTCTCGCGGCCGGGGACCGATCGTCTCCTGCTCGTGGAACTTGCCTTCCGACACAGAGTAGACGTAGACGCACTGATGCAGCCGCGACATGATCGCCACCTTGGAGCCGAAGACCGAAATGCCATGATTGTGGGCAATGACGATCGAATCGTGCGGCAAGAGAAGCCGGTCAGTTACGACCCCCAGTTTTAGGTCCACCACGAAGAAGACGTACGAAAAGGCGTCCAGCTTGTCGAACAGATCTGGATACCGGACGTAGACGTCGAAGGGCAGGGCACCCCGCAGCACGGACATGGCCGCCAGCAGGACATACCGGCCCTCCTCCAGGAACACACTAAACTCCCGGTGCAAATAGTACAGGTTGTAGTCGCCCTGGCACAGTCGCAGAGTCAGGGCCTCCTTGGTGACGAACAGGCGCTCGAAGATCGTGCTGCGGAGGACGTTGTCCTGCCTGCTGAAGCACTCGGCGCTGCCCACGTCCGCCTGGCGGATCAGTTCGCCCACCGCCGCACAGCTGAATCCCCTGTATCTGTAGATGTGCAGGCTGCGCTGGTCCTGCGAGAAGGCCAGAAGTTTGCTGCCATCCGGCGTGAACTTGCGCAGATATACCGGCGGAATAGAGACCGAGTCAATGGTCAGGCTGGGAGTGATGCACTTGTAGAAGGAGCGCTCGTAGGCCAAGCGGGGCAGCCTGGCCGGCTGACTGCCCGCACAGGTGTATCCGGATTCCCGGCTCTGCAGCAGGTGCACGAGGTTCTGCGATCGGAGGCGCCGCTCGTAGGCCATCCTGGCTGACCATGGAGCAGTCCTTGTAATTCCTGAGAACCCTTTTGGCGGTTTCCGATCGCCCCAAAATAactccaaaataaaaaaataaataaattcaagtgtGACCGTGACTAGACTCTCAAAATATACTACCACAGCAGAACATaaccattaaattaaaaaaaaaaaattaataatttttaatcgaAAGGCAATTTTgaactgaaatatttttaaaataaatagacaGTTTTAACTATTATGTAGAACTTTCTATTAAAAGGCTTAACAAATTTAAGAAtccggaaatattttttcgaaaCCTTAATTTCTATAAGTACTAAGATGCCGACAGCAAAGATCAAAAATATAACGCTTTACTTTTTCGAGGTGTCACCCAAGCCTTTTCCAAtgaaatttatttggaatttttaattctCTTTTTGGTTGTATGATATAAGAAATATGTTATGTGCTTCAGCTTtcttcattaatttttttctatggAAAAAAGTTTTCGTAGATGCCGATTCGCTATGGCCAGAATTTGAGCTTAATAATCTCATAAAGGCTAGCCTTAAACTTTCACTTCTAATGGAAAATCATCTCTCATGTTTCTTCTATGTTTCCGGAAAATGGTAAttttgaaatctttaaaacCATTACGATCATTATTGATGCAAAGTAACTAAATGTATTACATTTAACTTAATCACCAATTTTGTTCACTTGTCGTCCTTGTATAACTATGAATGTTTATACATTGTTTTCCTATTTTGTGATTACAAACTGGATTGTATTAGTCTGGAAAAATCATATATCCACTGAATAATTAAGTTTTTACAagtctatttttgtttttttcgaaatttttcgGAGCTTTAAGTTACTAcatatttcactttatttgGGGTCGAAATGTTTCGTTTGCCATTCCAGAGACTACCAAGCGGAGACATTAATAAGATTAGACATTGTAGCCCACAATGTGGCGCTTGCCGATGCACTCGCCGATGTAGAACCAGAAGATGACCTCGGCGGTCACCAGGGTGTTAAGCCAGGCCTCGCGAACGGTGAGGTTCTTGTAGGCGCCGGTCTTGGCTCCCTTGACGAGGTTGCCGAGTCCCTGGCGGATGGCCGGAATATCGGCGGGCGTCGGGGGCGTCAGCTCCACCTTGGCGTACTTCAGGAACACGTCCAGTTGTGGCCTCGCCTGCGTGAGGAGCCCTGCAAAAATgatcattacataattttGCGATTGGTAGGCGCTGAAGGGGGAGCAAAAAACTGTTGGCGTTCAAATCTCGGCACTTACTGTTCACAAGTCCTGATCCCTTGGAAGCCAAACTCGCcatttttcaatttggttCTACAAACAGTTGGAATTATACAAGAGGAAATTAGCGAAATGTGTGGAAAACCTTACCTTTTCAGTGTGCGACGAAACAGAGATGTTATGGATCTAGACCAGGGTTGGCGGAACACTTATCGATTGGCGGTCGAACACTACCAACTGCACGGTTATTTTTGGTGGTGTTCGACTTCCTATTCCATTTAGTGAAATCATGATgctgtttttgattttaaagaatAGTTGTCTAGAAATAAGCACAaatgtttaaagtttataataatgcaaataaagtgaatattttattgcaataTTTTTCGAGCTATTGCAGCCCTGTGTTATTTTCCAATGGCAAAGCGACGGTCACACTGCAAAGGTGTGGAAATCTTAGTTTCCACAAATCgagcaaatatttgcatttttcaaGCCCCCAAATTGGCTAATTAGAGTTTTTATTGGATCGAATTGGCCACCGAGCCCCCGAAACGGAAGTGGCAGTTTAATGTTTGTTGTGTCGCCTGCTGCGGAGCGAAAAGTGTGACGGCGGTGAGTGTGCGGGGAGGTAtgaactaaaactaaaaccgAGCTGAGGCTGAGTGTTTTAAATCGAAGTCTGTGCGAATAGAAAGTGCTGCATATAGATACAATGTGTATTGTTTAGTGCAAATGTTCCAGTGCGAAACTCGCGTGAAGTCGCCCCAAAagccacacactcacacactgaCGTGCGTGTACTTGGGTGCTGGTGCTGcggcgtgtgtgtgagtgcgtgaCGGTCTAATTTGCGTTGGTGGGGGCCCCAAAGATATACGTATACGTATGGCGCATAGAGGTGCCCACGTAAAGCCCTCAGGTCGGAGCCCCCAGATAATGCCACCGAAAGGGGCGCATTATCGACTAATCTCGCCGGGACTGAGTGAATGCATCTGCGGGGGTGACTAGGGCGTTACGCCCTTATCACCTCACAGTGGGTATCATTTCCGTGGGGTGTGGTCCAGACGTTGCATATTCACCAGTCGGGCATATCACAAAACAATTCAAATAACAACTGGGTGATTGTGGATAAGGAGTTTCAAATGGATAAGCCACATACAATATCTACCAAACTTTTGAGGCTATTTTTAGTCAACTGATTAGTGCTCTAGTGACACATTTTGGtgcttttccaatttttaatttaataaatcaataaaacattaaccacAGGGGCTTAAGTGAAATGTACttttttacatacattttGTTTAGTGAAGTTctgtcttaaatattttaattttcccaaCCTATAAATCGTTGGATATCTATAACAATATCTCTAACAATTGAAAATGGTTGGCTAATCAGAACTAATAATAATTCATAATTGATAATGATCATAATTTTATTAGAATAAAATACCACATTGTTCATATTGAGTTTGTAAAACGTTTATTTTAGCTTAGTTCTATTCACTGCTAATGGTTTATAAGAAAATTACACATCaaccatttttatttgatcattaAAATCATAATCAAATTTagcgtaaataaataatttatgtacCAAATCCCTATTTTGAATTGACACGCAAtcacaattataaaataaacatttttatttgtttaataaagtCATTATCAAATGTAacgtaaataaattctttatgtACCAATTTCTTACTATAATAATAACTACACTCCACACATTCGAATTTTtgactaattaaaattttgtctTTCAGTCGATGAGGACGCGTTAATTTGCGGGTGTGCCAAGTTGGAGATAATTGTCTATTGCGCCCGACCATGCCGCTGCCTAAAAGATCGATAGAACCCGTGCATGTGGCCCGCTCCGTCTACCAGCAGGATGAGCTGCAGTCCGTGGAGCTGGAGACGGTCACCAACACAACGCTGACAAACATCATCCGCCAGCTGTCCTCGCTGTCGAAACACGCCGAGGATGTGTTCGGCGAACTGGCCCGCGATGTGGGCAACATCGGGGATCGGGCCAACTCGTTGCAGGCGCGAATCGATCGCTTGGCCATCAAGGTGACCCAACTGGATAGCACCGTTGAGGAGGTGCCCCTGACGGACATCACCCGCAAGAAAGCCTTCAAGTCGGCCAAGGTCTTTGACCAGCAGATCTTCTCGCGCGCCACAATGCCGGCGCCCATGATGGACACATATGCTCAATGCGACAAGCCGCCGCCGCTGGACAAGCTCAACGTCTACCGAGACGATGGCAAGGATGGACTCAAGTTCTACACTGATCCCAATTACTTCTTTGAGCTGTGGCGCCAGGAGATGCTGAAGGACACCGAGCGTGTGATGCACGACAAGGGCAAGAAGCTAAACAGACCGCGGCAGGAGGGAGCCGGCGGAGCGGCTGGACGTGGCAACAAAAAGCAGAAGACCAAAATAAGGGTGCCGCACAACACGCGCGAACAGCAACGACAACGTGCTCTGGTGCACGGCGAAACCTTGATGCCCAACAACGTTATCTACCGCACACCGAACTCCATGGTCAACGAAGAAGCCGGATACGGAAGTAAGTACCTGGCAAAGGGACTGGTTACCGGAGGAGCCAAGTACTCAGTGCGAACCAAATTAATAGGCTGTTATTGGAACGTTTGTTTCGCGCACTGAATATTGGCACTTGTCTTGCAATCGAAtggaacattttaattatcaaTTATGTCCTGTCTGCCCGTGTAGTTCAGCTAGTCAAAATACAGACCGTGGGCGAGGCTGACATCGATTTGCGGCAAAGCACTCTCGATGCGCACCACCAAGTTGTCGGTAATATCCAAGACGTAGGTACGATGATGGGGCCCCACGTAGCTTTCATTTGCGCCCGGCTGACATCCCACGATACAGATGTTTTCGCCATTCATTCACCTATTTCACTCAGAAGCTCGCTAGTTTTTGATACGCCTCAAAACCCAGATCGGGGATCACTAATTCGTATTATTTTGCAGTTGCTCTTAATTAGAATTATCCCAAATCATCATGACCCAATGAAAGGCGGCCGAAACAAAGTTTCCAGCTCTAAcaattgttatacccttgcaaaggggcttatgatttcagtcagaagtttacaacgcagtgaaggagaatTTTccaaccccataaagtatatatattcttgatcatcaTTACTAGactagtcgatctagccatgtccgtctgtcctacgcaaactagtctctcagttttaatcAGATATCGGGccaaaactttcccaaaaatccTATTTCTGTTGCAGGTAAAAATCCTATTGGATCGGACAAAAAAAGCTTGGCTGTTTTTTGacatattttcttattattttgggAATATCACTTTTCAAATGCTTCTAAacttagaatttaattttataaaaatcggacgaaTATATCATAGCTGCCATAAAAGCGATTggaaaattaatgcaaaattagtaggaaacaaattaaagctccgttggttttgtATTGTaatctcttctactctgggatataactcttttttaatatttcagaatttcgaattaaatttaacaataatcaGACGACAATATTTAATAGCCGCTATAGGATggaatgaaaaattaatgtaaaaataatacgaaatttaacattttgtaatttttaatttataaggaaTGATCTACAAggatatataagcttcggctggccgaagctagcttccgtttttgtttttagataaaagagattttattatttcttaaaactgtCGATAAGGCGATCGTTTATTAACAAAGTGTTTAGATATTCAAGCATTATATTTTAGTAGGTCGTCTCTTACTTTAATGCTTTGAGTACAATTTAAGCAATAGATAACGAAAAGCAAACATAATAATTGGATTTTTGATAGGATCTTTTGAAGTGATAGAGCATTTCCTCTAAAATAATCCATTTTGGTGATGTAAATACGGTCAACGAAACTTTCTACTTCATACTTCGAATCGACGACTGTTTTTCACAGCTTTTGTTTATCTGCATGTCGTTTTTATaaactcttttattatttttcgttACAATACTAATGAACGTAATCATAATTAGCTCTGTAATTGCGAATGGATCAATCGCGCATAATCATCTCATTTACAGATACAATAAAGCCTTATAATATGCTTTCGCATTTGGAGAATAACAGTAATGTCACCAAGCAAACCGCCGTTGCGATTGCAGGTTAGACATCCACACACCTTAAGCAAGCTCAGTAAAGACTATAAGTGTTCTTTCACACGCTTCTATCCTTTTACCTTACTAGCAAACccttttgattttcttagCATAAGTGTGTACAGAGAAATACTCTTTTCAAACTATCAATCGAGGTCGCGATGATTTTATGAGTTCAATGTTAATGCAAAAGGCAGATCTCTTATCACAAAACACTGTAAAACTAGACATTTCTtactttgtaatatttaattaatgtgTCTGCACATTATGGCTACAATTAATTAATGTGTCTGCACATTATGGCTACAATGCTTTTTGCATAATGTTCAAATTCATTTCTCACTCGCGATTTACGATTGAGACGCCGTTTTTGTTTAGGATCCTCCTATCTTTCTGTTGTAGTTCAGTCAATTTCCATATCTACGTCTACATGTCACTCTGCAGCTTTACTAATTCCTTTCTGTCGCCACATCTTGTTCTATGAAAGTTTCTCCAAATTGTTTTCTGTGCAACGAGCCTAAAAAGACTGTTAATCGGTATGATGTTTgtatttatcaaaatttttattcaAGTCCAGCGGTCGCTCTCAGCTGCACAGAAATTCCGAATTGCTTGTAATTACATACATGTCTTAATGTTACTCAAGTGTAATTACACAATAATTGGCGTGTTTTTAAATGAGATGTGTGTCCTGTCAAAACATTGCTTGCAGTGGCCGAAAGTCAATAGCTCTAATTTTCCACCCGTTTTTCTAGATATGGGAGTTTACGATACTCGTCCACCTCGTCCCAACTCGATCGAATTGAACCGAAGTTACCATTCCGAGCAGATTGATGGTAGTACCTACGAGCAGCTTCCTCCCCAGATGGGTAATCAGTATGCGGCCACCTTCGGCAACGGAATGGGTAACCCCCAGCAGATGCACATGCAGCACCAGCAGATGTACGACGCCGGGCTGTATCAGTCGCATGCGCTGTACGGCCAAACGGGCCAGAACGTCATGTCGCCGGAACCCATCTACGGACCGGGCACCCCGTCGCGCAACAAGCCGCGACCCTCGCAGCCGCCACCGGCTCCGCCGTCCAATGGCAGCGGTGGGGGCACGCCCACAGCCTCGAATGCCAACACTCCGACCCGGGGCAGAAGTATGTCGACCAGTCGGGACGCcttgccaccgccgccgccagtTCCAGACGTCATTTCACCAATGTCCGCCATGAACGGAGGCAACGGTGGCCACATGGCGGCCAAACTGCTTGGCCGGGCAAACAGTTCGTCGGGAGCTGGCTCTCCGCAGATGACTCCCAACAGCGTCCAAAATGCCAATGATATGGTCATGACGCAGCTGAGCAATACTTTCCACAGCATCGGGATGGGCGGCAACCAGCTGAACTCCCTTAGCGACTTGCCACCACCACCCCCGGTTCCAGATCAGGTTTGTGAAAGTAAATCACCATTGGATTTCGTTAATCGCAATCACTTGCAGCACTCTCCCAAGATGTCGCCCCCTAATGCCgccccaccgccgccgcctccaccACCACCTGTAGAGGATGGCATGGGTAGTGGCAACCAGCATACGCTGCGCCCGCACCAAATTCTGCCCAAATCAATGGTCAATGGCGAAATGCAGCCTGGCCAACAAAATGGTGTGCCGCACATTGTCGCACCTAAAAAGATGTTGCCTCCATTCCACGATCCACGCAACGATTTGATGAAGGCCATTCGAGATGGTGAGTAAATGCATAAAGTCTAGACTCGCCACTAGTTCTGTGTGGCCTGGCTTgctttcttaaaataaatgagttctcctaaataaaaatgtattgcttTCAGGTATTACTCTACGCAAGGTTGAAAAGTCGGAGCAGAAAGAAATCGAACGCAATGCGGCGCCACTGGATGTGGCTTCAATCTTGGCCAGACGAGTGGCTATCGAATTATCTGAGTCGGAAGATTCCGATAGCGAAGACGACAGTGAGGGCTGGATGGAACCGAACGAAACATCGGCTTGATCCCTGATTAACTCGTTAAAGCCCGACATAattctaaaaaacaaaaagaaaaagtaattCCAAAGAGAATTAATCCATACGATGGTCTAAACCAAGCGTGGTATACAATTGGATTACACAAAAGCACCAAAGCTTTTCTACCACCCTTTAAACGATATACACCTAATCCTAAACAATATATCTAAAATCAAAACTTTAATAGAATTGTATATACACCAACGAGTAATTATCGCTAAAGTAATCGCTATAGTAAAcgcatttgaattttaagcCTAGACGACAATCCAGAAGAAGCTACTAAAACACTAAATtgattttcgctttttttggaGTCAAGGTCTAAATAGATATGGGCTTCTGTATCATAGTAGTCGGTGTTtggatattaaattataaataatcgATATTATCACTAAACTCAATCCTACCCCAACTTGGAATCGAAACGATTAATATAAAACACTTATCCAAatcgaaaatttaaaattttgtaaatacaaatacattaAAATATCGAACTCCGTAGCATTTCAATATACTCAACAAGCTATGAATTTGTATTATCCTTGTGAAAGTTAAATACCTGTATAATTAATGACATCATATGTTTTACGAAAGTAAACAGCCATGGATATGAGTGGTTGAATAAGCGAATATggatgtatttaatttttctttatataaagtaaaatatataatataaataaagtaattaTAATCCAAATTAAACGAAATGGATTTTTTCATGTAGTTGAAGTTtcgttttattgatttttaggaACTCTGACAGTTTGTGCTTAATACCAGAAGCTTTAGAtgtcaaattaattttaatatttaggatGACCTAAATAGGTTTCCACTTGAATGCCAATAAGGCAACTTTTAAGCGCAAGTGCTTacggaaaaaaaggaaatattcgTAAAGCAAAAATGCCTGGGCTAGTTTCTTTCACTGCCGGTTATGGTTCAACGTTATCTTAAGGAATATGCATTCATAGGTAATAAAACTTCTTTTCAAGCGCATTCTGCGGAATAGAGTGCAAGTTTGTACCGACAAGGGTAGCCAGTTTTTTGGCATATTGACAAACGGCAGGGACACGTGTGGTGCCTGACCAATTGTAGTAAAGATGGCACATCTTGTACGTGAGTTTTTGGATTTTCTCTGGGCTGATGCCCATGTTGCTGTAGAGAACGTTGTAGCTGGTCGGCGACACGGTTCCCTGACGAACTTGCTGCGAAACAAGGTAAAAATCGTAGCGTTCTGGGAGAGTTATAACGTCATCGACGATAGTTCCGGGTGGGGGATTTTGTCCATTGAGGAAGAAACGCGCGTTCATCGACTTGGTAACCACAATGTAAGATAACTGCGGTGGAGTGGAGTTGGCGCGCTTATACTCGGCATCCAGCTTTTCTACAATGTCCTTCACCTCATATTCGAATAGCTGCTTTA
The genomic region above belongs to Drosophila takahashii strain IR98-3 E-12201 chromosome 2L, DtakHiC1v2, whole genome shotgun sequence and contains:
- the LOC108069425 gene encoding uncharacterized protein — protein: MKNWAAIGVLLVLGWQYGGVVLADSDSSDSSSSGESKHKNKYTTTEHKYNYPAYPMPYGYGYPYPPYNIPMQPYGPPYPQYPPPPMPGYPPYSYNPYMQGLPPPPQPQQAPPPPAPMYPPAGAGQSPGYYPNSLPNQPQPQQPAPGQGTGPSANYPPGGSSVINHSLKVNKEYNEDGHHSTST
- the SCAR gene encoding actin-binding protein WASF3 isoform X2, with product MPLPKRSIEPVHVARSVYQQDELQSVELETVTNTTLTNIIRQLSSLSKHAEDVFGELARDVGNIGDRANSLQARIDRLAIKVTQLDSTVEEVPLTDITRKKAFKSAKVFDQQIFSRATMPAPMMDTYAQCDKPPPLDKLNVYRDDGKDGLKFYTDPNYFFELWRQEMLKDTERVMHDKGKKLNRPRQEGAGGAAGRGNKKQKTKIRVPHNTREQQRQRALVHGETLMPNNVIYRTPNSMVNEEAGYGNTIKPYNMLSHLENNSNVTKQTAVAIADMGVYDTRPPRPNSIELNRSYHSEQIDGSTYEQLPPQMGNQYAATFGNGMGNPQQMHMQHQQMYDAGLYQSHALYGQTGQNVMSPEPIYGPGTPSRNKPRPSQPPPAPPSNGSGGGTPTASNANTPTRGRSMSTSRDALPPPPPVPDVISPMSAMNGGNGGHMAAKLLGRANSSSGAGSPQMTPNSVQNANDMVMTQLSNTFHSIGMGGNQLNSLSDLPPPPPVPDQMSPPNAAPPPPPPPPPVEDGMGSGNQHTLRPHQILPKSMVNGEMQPGQQNGVPHIVAPKKMLPPFHDPRNDLMKAIRDGITLRKVEKSEQKEIERNAAPLDVASILARRVAIELSESEDSDSEDDSEGWMEPNETSA
- the ATPsynG gene encoding ATP synthase subunit g, mitochondrial, with the protein product MASLASKGSGLVNRLLTQARPQLDVFLKYAKVELTPPTPADIPAIRQGLGNLVKGAKTGAYKNLTVREAWLNTLVTAEVIFWFYIGECIGKRHIVGYNV
- the SCAR gene encoding actin-binding protein WASF3 isoform X1, with product MPLPKRSIEPVHVARSVYQQDELQSVELETVTNTTLTNIIRQLSSLSKHAEDVFGELARDVGNIGDRANSLQARIDRLAIKVTQLDSTVEEVPLTDITRKKAFKSAKVFDQQIFSRATMPAPMMDTYAQCDKPPPLDKLNVYRDDGKDGLKFYTDPNYFFELWRQEMLKDTERVMHDKGKKLNRPRQEGAGGAAGRGNKKQKTKIRVPHNTREQQRQRALVHGETLMPNNVIYRTPNSMVNEEAGYGNTIKPYNMLSHLENNSNVTKQTAVAIADMGVYDTRPPRPNSIELNRSYHSEQIDGSTYEQLPPQMGNQYAATFGNGMGNPQQMHMQHQQMYDAGLYQSHALYGQTGQNVMSPEPIYGPGTPSRNKPRPSQPPPAPPSNGSGGGTPTASNANTPTRGRSMSTSRDALPPPPPVPDVISPMSAMNGGNGGHMAAKLLGRANSSSGAGSPQMTPNSVQNANDMVMTQLSNTFHSIGMGGNQLNSLSDLPPPPPVPDQHSPKMSPPNAAPPPPPPPPPVEDGMGSGNQHTLRPHQILPKSMVNGEMQPGQQNGVPHIVAPKKMLPPFHDPRNDLMKAIRDGITLRKVEKSEQKEIERNAAPLDVASILARRVAIELSESEDSDSEDDSEGWMEPNETSA
- the SCAR gene encoding actin-binding protein WASF3 isoform X3, whose amino-acid sequence is MPLPKRSIEPVHVARSVYQQDELQSVELETVTNTTLTNIIRQLSSLSKHAEDVFGELARDVGNIGDRANSLQARIDRLAIKVTQLDSTVEEVPLTDITRKKAFKSAKVFDQQIFSRATMPAPMMDTYAQCDKPPPLDKLNVYRDDGKDGLKFYTDPNYFFELWRQEMLKDTERVMHDKGKKLNRPRQEGAGGAAGRGNKKQKTKIRVPHNTREQQRQRALVHGETLMPNNVIYRTPNSMVNEEAGYGNMGVYDTRPPRPNSIELNRSYHSEQIDGSTYEQLPPQMGNQYAATFGNGMGNPQQMHMQHQQMYDAGLYQSHALYGQTGQNVMSPEPIYGPGTPSRNKPRPSQPPPAPPSNGSGGGTPTASNANTPTRGRSMSTSRDALPPPPPVPDVISPMSAMNGGNGGHMAAKLLGRANSSSGAGSPQMTPNSVQNANDMVMTQLSNTFHSIGMGGNQLNSLSDLPPPPPVPDQHSPKMSPPNAAPPPPPPPPPVEDGMGSGNQHTLRPHQILPKSMVNGEMQPGQQNGVPHIVAPKKMLPPFHDPRNDLMKAIRDGITLRKVEKSEQKEIERNAAPLDVASILARRVAIELSESEDSDSEDDSEGWMEPNETSA
- the abo gene encoding DET1 homolog; translated protein: MAYERRLRSQNLVHLLQSRESGYTCAGSQPARLPRLAYERSFYKCITPSLTIDSVSIPPVYLRKFTPDGSKLLAFSQDQRSLHIYRYRGFSCAAVGELIRQADVGSAECFSRQDNVLRSTIFERLFVTKEALTLRLCQGDYNLYYLHREFSVFLEEGRYVLLAAMSVLRGALPFDVYVRYPDLFDKLDAFSYVFFVVDLKLGVVTDRLLLPHDSIVIAHNHGISVFGSKVAIMSRLHQCVYVYSVSEGKFHEQETIGPRPRDFIERAPADIGKLDATTVLPITDIKQRVLSFLYRQIDPKGPSATEKQKEFYKNFEFVEHMIMERMQLVNKELLLLRYEERPKDSDTMPMATSPRRLYVFYTISGEEVVGVYPDYSVDLLQIILQFYDEMSNVRSLQTGDAPSLPLHFFLKQNFVDANESIPFVRHAALRFNPSVPVSSQSLSPSPYLRFNEFSFDDRHVSPLERPNPCSAEPIVFRDRTSQSVKFRLHATARRHINPLAPRELCAFIWHPFEPLVLSIQKCMNSYAYHVHLYNHSTVVEQSSA